In the Devosia sp. SL43 genome, one interval contains:
- a CDS encoding SH3 domain-containing protein → MRKRYWVVLAFLALAGLGNLIGGTDMPGQAAVDPAGGSGVVRAEVPAVLRFDATMYVSASSLNLREVPSTGGSVLTSLPRNTRVRGGGWVLVSAQVQGSKALGLMAGRSRLAALLILVNAAPAETDISSRFSVMASSSSRAF, encoded by the coding sequence ATGCGCAAGCGATATTGGGTGGTGCTGGCGTTTCTGGCGCTGGCCGGGTTGGGCAATCTGATCGGCGGGACGGATATGCCTGGGCAGGCCGCTGTCGATCCGGCAGGCGGGTCGGGCGTGGTGCGAGCGGAGGTGCCGGCGGTGCTGCGCTTCGATGCGACAATGTATGTTTCGGCCAGCAGTCTCAACCTGAGGGAGGTGCCGAGTACGGGTGGGAGCGTGCTGACCAGTCTGCCGCGCAACACCAGGGTGCGGGGAGGCGGCTGGGTTCTGGTCTCGGCGCAGGTGCAGGGCAGTAAGGCCTTAGGACTGATGGCCGGTAGGAGCCGTCTTGCGGCGTTGCTCATCCTCGTCAATGCCGCTCCAGCTGAGACCGACATTAGCTCCAGATTTAGTGTGATGGCCTCGTCTTCTTCGCGCGCCTTTTAG